CGACACCATAAATCTTAGATAGCTCCTTCGACTCTATGCCACTGTTGAGGCATGTAGCAAGCATCTTGAGGTAGTCTATCTTGTCACACCCACCCTTGGGTGTAATAACTAGAGGAGTCGAGTCGATCCATTGAGCCCCTATCACATAAGAGGCATAATAGCCCACCCCAGAATACTCTTCACTAGAAGAGGCTAGTGGTGAAGCAGCACCCCACTGCCAGCGAAAGAACCACCTATCTAAGCCTTCCGACTGTGCAGGTAGCCGCATGCCCTCTTGCCAAACAGGCAGAGAGATCTCTAGGGGGATTAGCTCATGCTCCTGTACTTGTATTAGCTTTGGCATTACTCTACTAAGTCCTCACTATCTTCTGACAGCTTAGGCAGATAGCACTTCGCATCCATCCAACTGTCGAAGTAGTGCTCATCGTCTTTCTTGCCTCTCAAGATACCATCCTTGATGTATTCCTTGATCAGAGGCACCACTTCATAGCGCATCTTGAGCCGGAGCGACTCGATATCATCTGCCATAAAGTAGCTGTGTCCTATCATCAAGTCTTCAAGCTCAAAGTCGCCACTCTTGTGTTGATAAATAAATGAATTCTGATCATCTCTAGACTTGCCATTTATCTCCTCAAAGAGAGCTGTAGCGAGGTCACGCACAGACTCATCAACGTGCGTCCTGATAACCTCAGCACTAGCCTCCAACGTGACGAAGGAAAAACGACGACGTACGGCGTAATCAATACTACCCGTAGAGCGGTCCGTCGTATTCATCGTGCCAATGATGTAGAGATTGGCAGGGACAGCGAAGGACTCCTTAGAGTATGGTAGCGTCAAGCGGATGTGATGATCACCGCCTCCGCAACGCTTATCAGCCTCTAGCAAGGTAATCAGCTCTCCAAATATCTTAGACACATTACCTCGATTGATCTCATCGATAATAAGAACGTATGGCTTACTAGATATTTGATTCTCTAGCTGATACTCTCTCTTTACAGCATTGATAAAAGCGGCCGCATAGCTTGGCCAGTTGTTTTCTCTTCCTTCACCGATCGCTTGCAGCTTGACCTTTTCAATATTGAGCGGAGAGGGCGAATAGTCCTCCTCTTTTTCACTCTGTGAGAATGCACTGCGCGAACTAATTGTTTTATTACCCTCTTTCCACCAGACGTTCAGTTGTGACTTGCCCGTGAGCGTTGGGATCGTTTTTCGATTCTCATATCCCTTCATTGACTTCAGATAAGTATCTATACAAGAGATGATATCAGCACCTTCTTTCATTTGAGCCCTTTGGCAAAGACTCTTGAAGAGCCCATCCTCCACTTCGTACGTGATGCCACCCCCATCTTCACTGACTATAGGTTTAAGCCCCTCGACAAAGTCTTCATAATCCATCGACTGGTGAAAGGTGCAAAAAGCTATCCGCCCCTCGTTCTGTAGTCTTTCATACTCCGCCATCACCTTGCTATGGTCTGAGAAGTCGGTAAAATCTTTATTGCACAAGCGCACAGCGATAGAGGCTGTCGTATAGGTCTTGCCAGTCCCTGGTGCTCCCTGCAAAATGATGTTTTTCTTTAGCTCTAGGAGCCGAGCATAGTTGTCTATCTCTTCTTTCATCTCCAGCTTTGAAATGATTTTGTCAATATACTTCCACTGATCAGTCCAGGGACCACATGGGCTTAGTACCTTTTGAGAAAATAACTGGCTAGGGGGTTGATCCTCTTCTGATATATAGCTTAGTACCTTTACATTACGATAGTTGATATGGTAGTATTTCTCTTCCAGTTCTGAACTCCTATAGCTCTCGCTCAAAATTTTGCAAAGAGCAATCGCTCTGTTACCCCTTCTTACCAATACAATAGTTCCTATTGGAAGGTTTTTGAAGTTTTCGCACCCCTTGCCGTTCCATTCACCTGTGCCGATGACAGGCTGTGGCAAAGACAGCATTTCTTCTGAATCAACCTCGGGACTGAGATTAGGATAGTCTGGAGCATGCATTTGGATATGCCAATGATTGTCTGAGTAGTAGTTCATATATTGTTTTAGTTTTGATTAGTTGTCAAAGCTACTGTCTTGTAGCTCACGTAGATAGAGGCGGGCGCACATCTCGGCGTCGTCGCCTGCGCGGTGGTGCGTCCCCTCGGGGATGGATAGTTGCTCGCAGAGGTAAGCGAGCGTATGGCAGCCGTAGTCGTAGATCTGACGCGCACGGCGTAGCGAGCAGTCCCACTGCAACTCGGGGAGTGTGAGTTCGTAGAGCTGTGCCGCCTGCTCCAGGCAACTTCGATCAAACGGGACATTGTGCGCTACCAGCAGGTCTCCATCGCCTAAGTATTGCGCAGCTATCTCTTGCCAAACCTCGGCAAACGATGGTGCCATCTCCGTATCCTCCGGACGGATGCCATGGCACTGCATGTTCCAGTAGCTGTATCGGTTGCCCTCAGGTTGTACCAGCCAGGAGCGTGTCTCAACGATCTCGCCGTTGCGGACCACACAGATTCCCACCTCACAGATGGAGGTGCGCTGTCCCGTGGCGGTTTCAAAGTCTATCGCTATAAAGTCTAAGGTATTCATCACGCTTCAGTTGTTGGCTCGTAGTATGCCATAAGATTCTTGGCAAAGTTATACATCTCCTCTCGTACGGACTGAGGCTCCAGCACCTCAATCTGATCGCCCATTGCTAATAGAGCTTGATAAAGATCATAGGTTGGACAGACCTCCAGCTCAAAGCAAGCCACACCCTCCACCTCTGAGGGTAGCTCTCTCTGCGACTCATGTATCGGTAGCGTGCGGAGGTAATCCGCCCCCTGACCATAGGCATTGACTAGCAGACGCACAGGCTCCTCCTCAGAGTGAATCACCCCACAACAGCCTCGGTAGTAAGCCTCTATGTCAAAAGACTCATCCATCTCAAAGCTCTCCTCAAGCGGTTCGCACGCTAAGATGCGATCCAGAGCATAGACTAGATAGACATCCTTGGGGCGCGAGCCCCCGTCCTCAGCATTGAGCTCCTCATTGCGAGCTGAGTAGTAAGGACTGCGAGCCAGGAGATACCATCTACGATTCGCCACTTTGAGATAGTAAGGCTCCGCCTCGAAGCTGTAAGCCTCGGGTCTGCCAAACGCCTGGTAAGTCATCTGGATAACCTTGCCGTGACGCATCGCCTCGGCAATCACGTTGAGCCACTTACGGCCAGAGGGGACATGCTCGAAGAGTATCCGTCCCTGGAGCTTGCTGTCGGCTTGTATCTGATTCATCGCCGTGTAGGAGTCTATGAGCCAGCTACGCAGGTTGTCCTGCTCCAGCTCCTCAGGATTGTCAATGTAGTAGCGGTAACCATCTTGGGGGTCACATAAGATATCCACCTGAAAGATATCGAGGATCGCTGCCCGATGATTGTGAAAGGTGCGCTTCGGCAGAGGCTCCTCGTAGCTCAACCCGCTATCCACCCAGTGGCGACTAATCTCCTCAAAGGTCAGTCGTCCGTACTGGCGAAATTGCTCGATCAGCCAGACATATCGTCCGAATTTGTTTGCCATACAACTATTAGTCTCTTTCTCTAAGGGCAAAGATACAACATTAGCTCTGCCAAACCATGGCACAGTGCATCGCTTTTCAGTCTAAAACTGCAATGGCTTTCACATAGAACCCTTTGGTTGCTATATGAAAGCGCACACTATTGCTTATTGCATAGAGGCTAACGCTCTAGCCTCTAACTTC
The sequence above is a segment of the Porphyromonas vaginalis genome. Coding sequences within it:
- a CDS encoding McrB family protein, whose amino-acid sequence is MKEEIDNYARLLELKKNIILQGAPGTGKTYTTASIAVRLCNKDFTDFSDHSKVMAEYERLQNEGRIAFCTFHQSMDYEDFVEGLKPIVSEDGGGITYEVEDGLFKSLCQRAQMKEGADIISCIDTYLKSMKGYENRKTIPTLTGKSQLNVWWKEGNKTISSRSAFSQSEKEEDYSPSPLNIEKVKLQAIGEGRENNWPSYAAAFINAVKREYQLENQISSKPYVLIIDEINRGNVSKIFGELITLLEADKRCGGGDHHIRLTLPYSKESFAVPANLYIIGTMNTTDRSTGSIDYAVRRRFSFVTLEASAEVIRTHVDESVRDLATALFEEINGKSRDDQNSFIYQHKSGDFELEDLMIGHSYFMADDIESLRLKMRYEVVPLIKEYIKDGILRGKKDDEHYFDSWMDAKCYLPKLSEDSEDLVE
- a CDS encoding helix-turn-helix transcriptional regulator encodes the protein MANKFGRYVWLIEQFRQYGRLTFEEISRHWVDSGLSYEEPLPKRTFHNHRAAILDIFQVDILCDPQDGYRYYIDNPEELEQDNLRSWLIDSYTAMNQIQADSKLQGRILFEHVPSGRKWLNVIAEAMRHGKVIQMTYQAFGRPEAYSFEAEPYYLKVANRRWYLLARSPYYSARNEELNAEDGGSRPKDVYLVYALDRILACEPLEESFEMDESFDIEAYYRGCCGVIHSEEEPVRLLVNAYGQGADYLRTLPIHESQRELPSEVEGVACFELEVCPTYDLYQALLAMGDQIEVLEPQSVREEMYNFAKNLMAYYEPTTEA
- a CDS encoding 3'-5' exonuclease, coding for MNTLDFIAIDFETATGQRTSICEVGICVVRNGEIVETRSWLVQPEGNRYSYWNMQCHGIRPEDTEMAPSFAEVWQEIAAQYLGDGDLLVAHNVPFDRSCLEQAAQLYELTLPELQWDCSLRRARQIYDYGCHTLAYLCEQLSIPEGTHHRAGDDAEMCARLYLRELQDSSFDN